In Roseomonas marmotae, a single genomic region encodes these proteins:
- a CDS encoding flagellar motor switch protein FliG, with product MRAPEARRAIRPVDAPPAKIDPLADVAVLFMTLDEDRIQTLFGRLEEQEIRRVSRAMAHLGKVDIDTVERVIMRFRAEVGRTGTVFGTAETTERLLKRLLPSEKVSEIMDEIRGPEGKTMWEKLANISPEVLATYLRTELAQTAAVILAKLPAAHAARVLALLPEASVDEIVLRMVRMDSIQKGVLQDIEQTLQKEFITNLNRSYERDSSQIVAEIMNRADKGLVEHLMKHIEVREPHAASRIRRIMFTFDDLIRVDRTTFATLVAECPADRLQVALTAASLELRELFLASMSERAATMMRDEIENMPAQRRKAVEEAQTDIITIAKRLADEGRIFILEEDEIGTAG from the coding sequence ATGAGAGCCCCCGAGGCGCGCCGCGCCATCCGTCCGGTGGACGCACCCCCCGCCAAGATCGATCCGCTGGCCGATGTGGCCGTGCTGTTCATGACGCTGGATGAGGACCGCATCCAGACTCTGTTCGGCCGGCTGGAGGAACAGGAGATCCGCCGCGTCAGCCGCGCCATGGCCCATCTGGGCAAGGTGGATATCGACACGGTCGAGCGCGTGATCATGCGCTTCCGCGCCGAGGTCGGCCGCACCGGCACTGTCTTCGGCACCGCCGAGACCACCGAGCGCCTGCTGAAGCGCCTGCTGCCGAGCGAGAAGGTCAGCGAGATCATGGACGAGATCCGTGGTCCCGAGGGCAAGACCATGTGGGAGAAACTGGCGAATATCTCGCCGGAGGTGCTGGCGACCTATCTGCGGACCGAGCTGGCGCAGACCGCGGCGGTGATTCTGGCGAAGCTGCCGGCCGCGCATGCGGCGCGTGTGCTGGCGCTGCTGCCCGAGGCCTCGGTGGACGAGATCGTGCTGCGTATGGTGCGGATGGACAGCATCCAGAAGGGCGTGCTGCAGGATATCGAGCAGACGTTGCAGAAGGAATTCATCACCAACCTCAACCGCAGCTACGAGCGCGACAGCTCTCAGATCGTGGCGGAGATCATGAACCGCGCCGACAAGGGCTTGGTCGAGCATCTGATGAAGCACATCGAGGTGCGCGAGCCACATGCCGCCAGCCGCATCCGCCGCATCATGTTCACCTTCGACGACCTGATCCGCGTCGATCGCACCACCTTCGCCACGCTGGTGGCGGAATGCCCGGCCGACAGGCTGCAGGTGGCCCTGACCGCCGCCAGCCTGGAGCTGCGCGAACTGTTCCTGGCCAGCATGTCCGAACGCGCCGCCACCATGATGCGCGACGAGATCGAGAACATGCCGGCGCAGCGGCGCAAGGCGGTCGAGGAGGCGCAGACCGACATCATCACCATCGCCAAGCGCCTGGCCGATGAGGGCCGCATCTTCATCCTTGAAGAGGATGAGATCGGCACTGCCGGCTAG